The Miscanthus floridulus cultivar M001 chromosome 7, ASM1932011v1, whole genome shotgun sequence genome includes a region encoding these proteins:
- the LOC136467328 gene encoding uncharacterized protein gives MHVFIGIQDLLDQPNPADPAQTDGYHLFIQDPTEYKRCVRLQAKQYPALFLLVRAPPASVAVPPAASVPWPRRPPPEHADRHGPLWELAGPPSQDRETPAPAMDEPPATHRSSPRLCILLVECPCVATGTKKK, from the exons ATGCATGTTTTCATCGGTATCCAGGACTTGCTAGATCAGCCAAATCCTGCTGACCCTGCTCAAACAGATGGCTATCACCTTTTTATCCAG GATCCTACAGAATATAAGAGGTGTGTTAGACTGCAAGCGAAGCAGTATCCGGCATTG TTTTTATTGGTCCGAGCTCCTCCCGCCTCCGTGGCTGTGCCGCCGGCCGCCAGCGTTCCGTGGCCGCGTCGCCCGCCGCCGGAGCACGCAGACCGCCATGGCCCACTGTGGGAGCTCGCAGGACCTCCGTCGCAGGATCGTGAGACGCCCGCCCCAGCCATGGACGAGCCTCCAGCCACCCACCGAAGCTCGCCCCGCTTATGTATTCTGCTAGTTGAGTGcccatgcgttgctacgggaacaaaaaaaaaataa